The proteins below are encoded in one region of Silene latifolia isolate original U9 population chromosome 2, ASM4854445v1, whole genome shotgun sequence:
- the LOC141643530 gene encoding karrikin insensitive 2 receptor CA-like, whose translation MTTLQANFHSQLKPTYSPQSTTIHNTQFNKMGVVQAHNVKIIGSGEQVIVLAHGLGTDQSVWKHLVPHLVDEYKVVLYDNMGAGTTNPDYFDFDRYSTLQGFAHDLLAILEEVNVTNCIFVGHSVSAFIGAIASVSRPDLFSKLIFLGASPRYLNDVDYYGGFEQKDINQLFEAIESNYKAWCSGFAPLVVGGDMDSVAVQEFSRTLSNMRPDIALKVAQTIFQSDARDMLCHVTVPVHIIQSMKDFEVPVVVSEYLHQNLGGDSIVEVMSSDGHLPQLSSPGIAIPVLLRHIRQDIVV comes from the exons ATGACCACATTGCAAGCCAACTTTCATTCACAACTCAAACCAACTTATTCTCCACAATCAACAACAATTCACAATACACAATTCAACAAAATGGGAGTAGTACAAGCACACAATGTGAAAATAATAGGGTCAGGTGAACAAGTAATAGTGTTAGCTCATGGGCTCGGAACGGACCAATCGGTGTGGAAACACTTGGTGCCACATTTAGTAGATGAATATAAGGTAGTATTGTATGATAATATGGGTGCTGGTACTACTAACCCTGATTACTTTGATTTTGATAGGTATTCTACCTTACAAGGTTTTGCTCATGATTTACTTGCTATTTTAGAGGAAGTGAACGTTACGAATTGTATTTTCGTTGGTCATTCCGTTTCCGCTTTTATTGGTGCCATTGCTTCTGTTTCGCGTCCTGATCTTTTCTCCAAGCTCATCTTTCTCGGCGCCTCTCCAAG ATATTTGAACGATGTGGATTACTATGGAGGGTTTGAGCAaaaagatataaaccaactcttTGAGGCAATTGAGTCCAACTACAAGGCTTGGTGCTCGGGCTTTGCACCACTTGTAGTCGGAGGTGATATGGACTCTGTGGCGGTCCAAGAGTTCAGTCGGACTCTATCCAATATGAGGCCCGACATTGCCTTGAAAGTGGCCCAAACTATATTCCAAAGCGATGCTAGAGACATGTTGTGCCATGTCACGGTACCTGTTCACATCATCCAGAGCATGAAAGACTTCGAGGTTCCGGTGGTTGTGTCTGAGTACCTCCATCAGAACTTGGGAGGTGACTCAATTGTCGAAGTTATGTCTTCTGATGGTCATCTACCTCAATTGAGCTCTCCGGGTATTGCAATTCCGGTTCTTTTGCGACACATTCGTCAAGATATTGTGGTCTAA
- the LOC141643531 gene encoding karrikin insensitive 2 receptor CA-like, giving the protein MGVVEKAHNLKIIGSGERVIVLAHGFGTDQSVWKHLVPHLVDEYKVVLYDNMGAGTTNPDYFDFDRYSTLQGFAHDLLAILEEVNVTNCIFVGHSVSAAVGAIASVLRPDLFSKLIFLGASPRYLNDVDYYGGFEQEDLNQLFEAIESNYKAWCSGFAPLAVGGDMDSVAVQEFSRTLFNMRPDIALSVAQTIFQSDVRDLLCHVTVPVHIIQSMKDLAVPVVVSEYLHQNLGGDSIVEVLSSDGHLPQLSSPGVVVPVLMRHIRHDIVV; this is encoded by the exons ATGGGAGTAGTAGAAAAAGCACACAACCTAAAAATAATAGGGTCAGGTGAACGAGTAATAGTTCTAGCTCATGGGTTCGGAACGGACCAGTCGGTTTGGAAACACTTGGTGCCACATTTAGTAGATGAATATAAGGTAGTATTGTATGATAATATGGGTGCTGGTACTACTAACCCTGATTACTTTGATTTTGATAGGTATTCTACCTTACAAGGTTTTGCTCATGATTTACTTGCTATTTTGGAGGAAGTCAACGTTACCAATTGTATTTTCGTTGGTCATTCTGTTTCTGCTGCTGTTGGTGCTATTGCTTCTGTTTTGCGTCCTGATCTTTTCTCCAAGCTCATCTTTCTCGGCGCCTCTCCAAg ATATTTAAACGATGTGGATTACTATGGAGGGTTTGAGCAAGAAGATCTAAACCAACTCTTTGAGGCAATTGAGTCCAACTACAAGGCTTGGTGCTCGGGATTTGCACCACTTGCGGTCGGGGGTGATATGGACTCTGTGGCGGTCCAAGAGTTCAGCCGAACTCTATTCAATATGAGGCCCGACATTGCCTTGAGTGTGGCCCAAACCATATTCCAAAGCGATGTTAGAGACCTGTTGTGCCATGTCACCGTACCTGTTCACATTATCCAGAGCATGAAGGACTTGGCGGTCCCGGTGGTTGTGTCTGAGTACCTTCATCAGAACTTGGGAGGTGACTCGATTGTTGAAGTCCTGTCTTCTGATGGTCACCTTCCTCAATTGAGCTCTCCGGGTGTTGTAGTCCCAGTTCTTATGCGACACATTCGCCATGATATCGTTGTCTAG